A region of Selenomonadales bacterium 4137-cl DNA encodes the following proteins:
- a CDS encoding phage tail tube protein: MALIPSDGVDFLLKVNTGTAEIPVWTVIGGQRGATLSLTAEQIDASNKQSGAWKTSVPGMMSWSIDADAVMLTDASGLSIDAGRAKLLTVFANRELVHVRYVRKDGSKFQGYAAITDLSEESPHDGVATYKITLAGAGAPEEVNGTKQVETAEVAGTITTAGNATFTVTAAGMTGSPKAISVAVALNDSAAVVAQKAREALAADSAVTAKFSVGGYGTKVELTALTAAANDSTLNIAIANGTCAGLTAAPVSTNTTPGVAPAA; the protein is encoded by the coding sequence ATGGCTTTAATTCCAAGCGATGGCGTGGATTTTCTGTTGAAAGTAAATACAGGAACAGCCGAAATACCGGTCTGGACAGTAATTGGCGGCCAGCGCGGAGCAACCTTGAGTTTGACCGCGGAGCAGATCGACGCCTCCAATAAACAGTCAGGAGCCTGGAAAACCAGCGTGCCCGGCATGATGTCCTGGAGCATTGACGCTGACGCGGTTATGCTTACCGACGCCTCGGGACTGAGCATCGATGCCGGCCGGGCCAAGCTGCTCACGGTGTTTGCCAACCGCGAACTGGTGCATGTGCGGTATGTCCGTAAGGACGGCTCGAAATTCCAAGGCTACGCGGCCATAACCGATTTAAGCGAAGAGTCCCCGCACGACGGTGTGGCGACGTATAAAATCACCTTGGCCGGAGCGGGCGCGCCGGAAGAGGTAAACGGCACCAAACAGGTGGAAACGGCTGAGGTTGCCGGCACGATTACGACGGCCGGCAATGCCACCTTCACGGTGACTGCCGCTGGAATGACCGGCTCGCCCAAAGCGATCAGCGTAGCAGTAGCGCTTAATGATTCGGCGGCTGTGGTCGCGCAAAAAGCCCGTGAAGCACTGGCGGCGGACAGCGCAGTAACTGCGAAATTCAGTGTGGGCGGCTACGGAACAAAGGTGGAACTGACGGCTCTGACCGCGGCGGCTAATGACAGCACTCTCAATATCGCTATTGCCAACGGGACGTGCGCCGGCTTGACGGCGGCTCCGGTTTCGACTAATACGACTCCAGGCGTCGCGCCTGCAGCATAA
- a CDS encoding IS1182 family transposase: MLGSQDKQTSLLDLEAWLDGPLVDPDSIYGLFARWGERLIREEDFADLYSAVGRPSVSPALLSKVLLLMYHDNVSDREAEQRARYDLRWKKALGLGLNETGFDHTALCRFRTRLLLNKQQKLVFERFVRLAKETGILKDRGLQILDSTQVLGAGALQDTYTLIKKAIQKMFAVSSHAGGTARDRLNALSLSLDYSQNGKEKIRWDDAEARTQLLRQLVGDGRAILDALKGAELTADEKTAMELLGNVTEQDIVTDDTGIHLKQGVAPDRILSVTDPDMRHGHKTSSGRFNGHKSQILMDEASELITGIDITAGNRPDGESVDPLLAGTLVKPGKLLGDTAYGTLEARDQMAKHQVTPVAPLPGAHAPKKRFGKQDFTIDFGQGICWCPAGEITATVRHRKGGIDVFVFPKATCNRCKFRDQCTRHGKGKTIELHSQEERRREILAEMATEEFRTLYVKRAKVERKVAHLIRKGMRQARYIGRTKTLLQVAFTAAVVNIKRLYTLTRDQVCPSVGLPAVLVGQ, from the coding sequence GTGTTAGGAAGCCAAGATAAACAGACCAGCTTATTGGATTTAGAAGCGTGGCTGGATGGTCCGCTGGTCGATCCCGATAGCATTTACGGACTGTTTGCCCGGTGGGGCGAGCGCCTCATCCGGGAAGAAGACTTTGCCGACCTGTACAGTGCCGTTGGCCGGCCTTCGGTTTCTCCGGCTCTGCTGTCGAAAGTGCTGTTGTTGATGTATCATGACAACGTTTCGGATCGGGAAGCGGAACAGCGCGCCCGCTATGACCTGCGCTGGAAAAAAGCGCTGGGTCTGGGCCTGAACGAAACGGGCTTCGACCATACGGCCCTGTGCCGGTTTCGTACCCGGCTGCTGCTCAATAAGCAACAGAAGCTGGTTTTTGAACGATTTGTCCGCCTCGCCAAAGAAACGGGGATCTTGAAGGACCGGGGACTGCAGATTCTTGACTCCACCCAGGTGCTGGGAGCGGGCGCTCTCCAGGACACCTACACCTTAATTAAAAAGGCCATCCAGAAGATGTTCGCCGTAAGCAGTCATGCCGGCGGTACGGCACGGGACCGGTTGAACGCCCTTTCTTTGTCCTTGGATTACAGCCAAAACGGCAAGGAGAAGATCCGGTGGGATGATGCTGAAGCCAGAACCCAGCTCCTCCGCCAGTTGGTCGGCGACGGTCGCGCCATCTTGGATGCGCTCAAGGGGGCCGAATTGACGGCGGACGAAAAGACGGCCATGGAACTCCTGGGTAATGTCACCGAGCAGGATATTGTCACCGATGACACCGGTATCCATCTCAAACAGGGCGTGGCTCCTGACCGCATTCTTTCGGTAACGGACCCGGACATGAGGCACGGACACAAAACCTCAAGCGGCAGGTTCAACGGCCATAAGAGCCAGATTCTCATGGACGAAGCCAGTGAACTTATTACCGGCATCGATATCACTGCCGGAAACCGGCCGGATGGCGAGTCGGTCGATCCCTTGTTGGCGGGAACCCTCGTCAAGCCTGGCAAGCTGCTCGGGGATACCGCGTACGGCACACTCGAAGCCCGCGATCAGATGGCTAAACATCAAGTAACGCCGGTGGCGCCGCTGCCAGGGGCTCACGCCCCGAAGAAACGGTTTGGCAAACAGGACTTTACCATCGATTTTGGGCAAGGAATCTGCTGGTGTCCGGCGGGAGAAATCACGGCCACGGTCCGGCATCGCAAGGGCGGCATTGATGTGTTTGTTTTCCCCAAAGCGACCTGCAACCGTTGTAAGTTCCGGGACCAGTGCACCCGTCACGGCAAGGGAAAGACGATTGAGCTGCATTCGCAGGAAGAGCGGCGGCGGGAGATTCTGGCCGAGATGGCCACAGAAGAATTCCGAACGCTGTACGTGAAGCGGGCCAAGGTGGAGCGAAAAGTGGCGCACCTGATTCGCAAAGGAATGCGTCAAGCCAGATATATAGGCAGAACCAAAACGCTCCTTCAGGTCGCGTTTACCGCAGCAGTGGTGAATATCAAACGGCTCTATACACTTACCCGGGACCAAGTCTGCCCATCGGTCGGGCTCCCAGCGGTCCTGGTGGGTCAGTAA
- a CDS encoding tape measure protein, translated as MTIFIGGDNSDFLKKWESTKRALRKGLGSEAMAASEEIATGLAAAAAALAAFGIASVKFSGDMDASRKALTTLLGDAKAAEKMFSDLATFAADTPFELPGLLTATKKLLAFGFAGQDIIPMLAAIGDAAAMLGIGQEGIDRLTNAIGQMQAKGKVSAEEMMQLAEAGVPAWKFLADAIGKDIPTAMKMAEQGTIDSTTAINALLMGMQAKFAGGMEAMSKTIPGLASTIKDNVKMVMVEIGDSISKSLNIPEKMQAVADWLSQFAAAVKTLGLKEALQGMIPPEAIAAVFVLSGALLGAAIPAMVAFGISVWTALAPLLTFIAIGAAVGLLAYEIWVNWEPLSEMFGTLWNTITEIFTDAWNKISTGITQAANTIAETWNAVLNFTTDIWNSIVEAIDKAWNWITGAVSDSVGAIADFVGKGWTAVGEVTAGIWNSIVDYIDSAWAGIKEVVAQGINWIADKLSPLKNFFAQFIPDSVGVWFDKISDSIGKIGAAAGKLSFGFTRKDISALLPEMTKPNTKFTGLTNAAPGTASPTTGGGADKEYEKLQKKAEQASKAIEKEWLQLTATQMDALEAWFADEMDTLNESKEANENYERDVLRLKEIYADKKKKILQDEQKENNRIADQAADLAKSLRDKLGGLGLSGVDKQKFDIETDATRQIDDVQKKYRELALEYSAGTAAQQEQFRKAWEANGIQFTITETGMVDFSRQAAAEQVAIEAEKNQKIKDLHYERVKFQEGLDRAREDGDLARFQELLGKEEALQERDLSGRQQMIDSYYKIWQEAHRTSMSYMAELTDGLYSGFSTFFSDVLSGTKSIGDAFQDLGKSVLKMINDMIAKWLASRIMMGLLGSDFGSSFPTFAAGGNYPGGYALVGEKGPELINFNRGGYVYNAQDTKRLLQSGDTYHQISVPVSVAGEENPKLAGRLRSEITELVQRIIYEEARA; from the coding sequence ATGACGATTTTTATCGGCGGAGATAACAGCGACTTCCTGAAAAAATGGGAGAGTACCAAGCGAGCTTTGCGCAAAGGACTTGGATCGGAAGCGATGGCGGCGTCAGAGGAAATTGCAACCGGCCTAGCCGCCGCTGCCGCAGCGCTCGCCGCTTTTGGCATTGCCAGCGTCAAGTTTTCCGGCGACATGGATGCCAGTCGCAAAGCCTTGACCACGTTGTTGGGAGATGCTAAGGCAGCGGAAAAAATGTTTTCGGATTTGGCAACCTTTGCTGCAGACACCCCGTTTGAACTACCGGGACTTCTCACTGCAACGAAAAAGCTCCTGGCTTTCGGTTTCGCAGGCCAGGACATCATTCCCATGCTGGCGGCAATCGGCGATGCGGCGGCTATGCTTGGCATCGGTCAGGAAGGCATTGACCGTCTGACCAACGCCATCGGGCAGATGCAGGCCAAAGGAAAAGTATCTGCTGAAGAAATGATGCAGCTGGCGGAAGCGGGGGTGCCGGCGTGGAAATTCCTGGCCGATGCCATAGGAAAGGATATTCCTACTGCCATGAAAATGGCCGAGCAAGGGACGATCGACAGCACGACCGCCATCAACGCTCTGCTGATGGGCATGCAGGCAAAGTTTGCCGGCGGTATGGAAGCGATGAGCAAAACTATCCCCGGACTTGCTTCGACCATCAAAGACAATGTCAAAATGGTGATGGTAGAGATCGGCGACAGCATATCTAAAAGCCTGAACATCCCAGAAAAAATGCAAGCGGTTGCTGATTGGCTGTCTCAGTTTGCCGCGGCGGTAAAAACACTTGGCCTTAAGGAAGCCCTGCAGGGTATGATACCGCCGGAAGCAATCGCGGCGGTTTTTGTTTTATCCGGGGCGCTTTTGGGCGCGGCCATTCCGGCGATGGTGGCCTTTGGCATTTCCGTATGGACGGCGCTGGCCCCTCTCTTGACATTCATCGCTATCGGGGCGGCAGTGGGGCTGTTGGCGTATGAGATATGGGTAAACTGGGAGCCGCTGTCCGAGATGTTCGGCACTCTTTGGAACACCATTACTGAAATATTTACGGATGCCTGGAACAAGATAAGCACCGGCATCACACAAGCGGCCAATACCATTGCGGAAACCTGGAACGCGGTGCTGAATTTTACCACTGATATCTGGAACAGTATAGTGGAAGCAATAGACAAAGCCTGGAACTGGATTACTGGCGCTGTCAGCGATTCTGTTGGCGCAATTGCCGATTTTGTCGGCAAGGGCTGGACTGCGGTGGGGGAAGTTACCGCCGGAATCTGGAACAGCATTGTGGACTATATCGACAGCGCCTGGGCAGGCATTAAAGAAGTCGTGGCCCAGGGGATTAACTGGATTGCGGATAAATTAAGCCCATTAAAAAACTTTTTCGCCCAGTTCATTCCAGACTCTGTAGGCGTTTGGTTTGACAAAATATCAGACAGCATAGGCAAAATCGGCGCGGCGGCAGGAAAGCTGAGTTTTGGCTTTACCCGCAAGGATATTTCTGCCCTGCTTCCTGAGATGACAAAGCCTAATACTAAATTCACAGGCCTGACTAACGCTGCTCCAGGAACCGCTTCTCCAACCACGGGCGGCGGAGCCGATAAGGAGTACGAAAAGCTGCAGAAAAAAGCGGAGCAGGCGAGCAAGGCGATTGAAAAGGAATGGCTACAGCTTACCGCAACCCAAATGGATGCTCTTGAGGCCTGGTTTGCCGATGAAATGGACACCTTGAACGAATCCAAGGAAGCCAATGAAAACTATGAGCGGGATGTTCTGCGGCTTAAAGAGATTTATGCCGACAAAAAGAAGAAAATTTTGCAGGACGAGCAAAAGGAAAACAACCGGATTGCCGACCAGGCGGCGGATTTAGCCAAAAGTCTGCGCGATAAACTTGGCGGTCTTGGCTTATCGGGTGTCGACAAACAGAAGTTTGATATAGAAACCGACGCGACGCGGCAAATTGATGACGTTCAGAAAAAATACAGGGAGCTTGCCCTGGAGTATTCCGCTGGCACAGCCGCCCAGCAGGAGCAGTTTCGCAAAGCCTGGGAAGCCAACGGAATACAGTTCACTATTACGGAAACAGGAATGGTGGATTTCAGCCGCCAGGCAGCTGCTGAACAGGTCGCCATTGAGGCGGAGAAAAACCAGAAAATCAAAGACCTGCACTATGAACGCGTCAAATTCCAGGAGGGATTGGACCGGGCGCGCGAAGACGGCGATCTGGCCCGTTTTCAGGAACTCTTGGGTAAAGAAGAAGCCCTGCAGGAGCGGGACTTGTCCGGGCGGCAGCAGATGATCGATTCCTATTATAAAATCTGGCAGGAAGCGCACCGGACCTCCATGTCGTATATGGCGGAGCTTACTGACGGCTTGTACAGTGGCTTTTCGACTTTCTTTTCCGATGTCCTCTCCGGCACAAAGTCAATCGGCGACGCTTTTCAAGATTTGGGCAAAAGCGTGCTGAAAATGATCAACGACATGATTGCCAAGTGGCTTGCCTCCAGAATTATGATGGGGCTGCTTGGTAGTGACTTTGGGAGTAGCTTTCCCACCTTTGCGGCTGGCGGCAATTACCCCGGAGGCTATGCGCTTGTGGGTGAAAAAGGGCCGGAGCTTATCAACTTCAACCGCGGCGGCTATGTCTACAACGCGCAGGACACCAAGCGGCTTTTGCAAAGCGGCGATACCTATCATCAAATCAGCGTGCCGGTGAGTGTTGCCGGTGAAGAAAATCCGAAGCTTGCCGGACGGCTTCGCTCTGAAATCACCGAACTGGTGCAGCGCATCATCTATGAGGAGGCGAGGGCATGA
- a CDS encoding phage holin family protein: MLEYTQIELRIMALFSAIGAAFSFLVGGVDKLITALLVFVVLDYVTGLIAAWKTATLDSKKGFEGIKRKVVMLVIVIMAHWIDASIFGISTCRSMVIFAYLGNEGLSIIENLDRMGYSEYIPALIREKLVQLRQEKESLNDRK; this comes from the coding sequence ATGCTTGAGTACACACAAATAGAGCTGCGCATCATGGCCTTGTTTTCAGCCATAGGCGCAGCTTTTTCCTTTCTTGTCGGCGGTGTCGACAAGCTGATTACGGCGCTTTTGGTTTTTGTTGTGCTTGATTATGTGACAGGGTTAATCGCTGCGTGGAAGACGGCAACGCTCGACAGTAAAAAAGGCTTTGAGGGGATAAAGCGCAAGGTTGTTATGTTGGTGATCGTCATTATGGCCCACTGGATTGATGCGAGCATTTTTGGCATCAGCACCTGCCGGTCCATGGTGATCTTTGCGTATCTGGGCAATGAAGGCTTGAGCATCATTGAAAATTTAGACCGCATGGGGTATAGCGAGTATATTCCCGCTCTTATTCGGGAGAAGCTTGTGCAGCTAAGACAAGAAAAAGAGTCCTTAAACGACCGGAAGTAG
- a CDS encoding N-acetylmuramoyl-L-alanine amidase: MKVVIDPGHAGRNIDPGAVHAATGLQEADVALIISRLVENYLLAVGYEVKLTRTGWEQAETDDLGYRTTLANDWGADIFISLHCNSAANQSAEGYEVWTSPGDTQGDKLATCIYGQIAGEFSDRAGRTDYFDGDPDKESRFYVLVHTDAPACLVEMAFISNDEEAALLADSAWRDRYARAIARGVTDYAATLGG; encoded by the coding sequence ATGAAAGTAGTCATTGATCCAGGCCATGCTGGCCGAAACATTGATCCCGGCGCGGTGCATGCGGCAACAGGCTTGCAGGAGGCGGATGTCGCGTTGATTATTTCGCGGCTGGTAGAAAATTATTTGCTTGCGGTAGGGTATGAGGTGAAACTGACCCGAACCGGCTGGGAACAAGCAGAAACAGACGATTTAGGCTATCGGACGACTCTGGCGAATGACTGGGGCGCCGATATTTTTATTTCACTTCATTGCAATAGCGCAGCGAACCAGAGCGCGGAAGGCTATGAGGTTTGGACTTCGCCGGGGGATACGCAGGGGGACAAACTTGCGACGTGCATATATGGCCAAATTGCAGGGGAGTTTTCCGACCGGGCAGGGAGAACAGATTACTTTGACGGCGATCCCGATAAAGAGTCCCGCTTCTATGTATTGGTTCATACCGATGCTCCCGCCTGTCTGGTGGAAATGGCATTCATTTCTAATGATGAGGAAGCCGCGTTGCTGGCAGATTCAGCTTGGCGGGACCGGTATGCTAGAGCAATAGCGCGGGGAGTGACTGATTACGCAGCGACGCTGGGGGGATGA
- a CDS encoding recombinase family protein, with the protein MRVKIIEPLNVIESKRKRVCAYARVSTVSEAQGESLENQTTYYRNLIEANPEYEYIGVFADQGITGTKDERPEFQKMLNLAREGEIDLILTKSISRFARNTTLVLEVVRKLKDLGVEVVFEKDNISTFTGDGELMLTVLSSFAQEESKSASENLKWRYRRKFEQGELAVNAARFLGYDKNKHGDLVINRSQAESVKRIFTDYIGGKGTFIIAKELNAEEMLTVAGGKWHSSTVLNILKNEKYKGDAKLQKTYSKDHLSKKKCVNHGEVDSFYIENNHPPIVSKEIWDEAQRQIALRAKAKGNVGETKNKYQNRYPLTGMLLCSKCGAPLRRRIWNSKYSCKKVVWQCSTYIKNGKNACHGTVIDDAVIARMNIQSETVVEEVVEDGKKYYRYTSKGKSDKPSGKSGAAEKTCSRVLPGIDRAGRAVIKLRSPG; encoded by the coding sequence ATGAGGGTCAAAATTATTGAACCGTTAAATGTAATTGAGTCAAAACGCAAGCGGGTCTGTGCCTATGCTCGCGTATCTACTGTAAGTGAAGCCCAAGGTGAGTCGCTGGAAAACCAAACCACCTATTACCGGAACCTGATTGAAGCCAATCCGGAATATGAGTATATTGGCGTTTTTGCCGATCAAGGCATCACCGGCACCAAGGATGAGCGGCCAGAGTTTCAGAAGATGCTGAACCTGGCCAGAGAAGGGGAGATAGACCTAATCCTAACGAAATCCATTTCCCGCTTTGCCCGAAATACGACGCTTGTGCTGGAGGTGGTCAGGAAGTTAAAGGATCTGGGGGTAGAAGTCGTTTTTGAAAAAGACAATATTTCAACCTTTACTGGGGACGGTGAGTTAATGCTTACCGTCCTCTCTTCTTTTGCCCAAGAAGAAAGCAAAAGCGCCAGTGAAAACTTAAAGTGGCGGTACAGGCGAAAATTTGAGCAAGGTGAACTGGCTGTCAATGCCGCAAGGTTTTTGGGCTATGACAAAAACAAACATGGCGATCTCGTCATCAACCGAAGCCAGGCCGAAAGCGTGAAGCGAATTTTCACCGACTATATCGGCGGCAAAGGCACCTTTATCATTGCCAAAGAACTCAATGCCGAAGAGATGCTCACCGTTGCCGGTGGCAAGTGGCATTCCAGCACCGTATTGAACATCTTGAAAAACGAAAAATACAAAGGTGATGCCAAACTGCAAAAAACCTATAGCAAGGATCATCTCAGCAAAAAGAAGTGTGTCAATCATGGCGAAGTAGACAGCTTTTATATTGAGAATAACCATCCGCCAATTGTAAGCAAAGAAATCTGGGATGAAGCGCAAAGACAGATCGCTTTACGCGCTAAGGCCAAAGGCAATGTAGGGGAAACAAAAAATAAGTATCAGAACCGCTATCCGCTGACTGGGATGCTGCTGTGCAGTAAGTGCGGAGCACCTTTGCGCCGGAGGATTTGGAACAGCAAATATTCCTGCAAAAAAGTTGTGTGGCAATGCAGCACCTACATTAAAAACGGCAAAAACGCCTGCCACGGCACAGTGATTGACGATGCTGTAATTGCCAGAATGAATATACAAAGCGAAACCGTAGTCGAGGAGGTTGTGGAAGATGGCAAAAAATATTACCGTTATACCAGCAAGGGTAAGTCGGACAAGCCTAGCGGAAAATCTGGAGCCGCAGAAAAAACGTGTAGCCGCGTACTGCCGGGTATCGACCGAGCAGGCCGAGCAGTTATCAAGCTACGAAGCCCAGGTTAA
- a CDS encoding recombinase family protein — translation MEPQKKRVAAYCRVSTEQAEQLSSYEAQVNYYTTYIEGHPEYECAGIYADEGISGTNTKKREQFNRMIEDCKAGKIDMIITKSISRFARNTLDCLNFVRLLKDLGIGVIFEKENINTLDSKGEVLLSILSSLAQDESRSISENSTWGIRRRFEQGKLHINHTKFLGYDKDKDGNLIVNERQAKVVKRIYKEFLDGKGANRIARDLELGGVLNWHGKAKWYEGSIRKMLTNEKYKGDALLQKTYTVDFLNKKRADNTGQVPQYYVEDSHPAIIDKEMWEAVQLEMERRRNFALKYDIQKLEYATTSNPFAGRVICGSCGQILGRKVWNSTDERLRRIIWRCNGKYVEKGKKGCDSWHIDDRVLYQAFIHVFNAMVENKDYFLAKWQERLASDNALMRYKAKQFMGIFTEAVEIDRFNVDLYFALVEKITVYDSGILVVSLLGGTDIECEIE, via the coding sequence CTGGAGCCGCAGAAAAAACGTGTAGCCGCGTACTGCCGGGTATCGACCGAGCAGGCCGAGCAGTTATCAAGCTACGAAGCCCAGGTTAATTATTACACTACTTATATTGAGGGGCATCCGGAGTATGAATGCGCCGGCATTTATGCCGACGAAGGCATCAGCGGCACCAATACCAAAAAGCGTGAGCAGTTTAATCGAATGATAGAGGATTGTAAGGCCGGAAAAATCGATATGATCATAACGAAATCCATTTCACGGTTTGCCAGAAATACGCTCGACTGCCTAAACTTTGTAAGGCTGCTCAAGGATTTAGGTATCGGAGTCATTTTTGAGAAGGAAAATATTAATACCCTCGATAGCAAAGGAGAAGTCTTGCTTTCGATTCTCAGTTCGCTCGCGCAAGATGAGTCGCGGTCAATCTCGGAAAATTCGACCTGGGGCATCAGAAGGCGTTTTGAGCAAGGCAAGCTGCATATCAACCACACTAAGTTTTTAGGCTATGACAAAGATAAAGACGGCAACCTTATTGTCAATGAAAGGCAGGCAAAAGTCGTTAAACGCATATACAAGGAATTCCTTGACGGAAAAGGAGCCAACCGGATCGCAAGAGACTTGGAATTGGGCGGCGTATTAAACTGGCATGGCAAAGCAAAATGGTATGAAGGTAGCATCCGGAAAATGCTTACCAATGAAAAATATAAAGGCGATGCTTTATTGCAGAAAACCTATACCGTTGATTTCTTGAACAAAAAACGAGCAGATAACACTGGCCAGGTACCACAGTATTATGTGGAAGACAGCCATCCGGCGATTATAGATAAAGAGATGTGGGAAGCAGTACAGCTTGAGATGGAACGCAGACGAAACTTCGCGCTAAAGTATGACATTCAGAAGCTTGAATACGCGACAACTAGTAACCCCTTTGCAGGCAGAGTCATCTGCGGTTCTTGTGGTCAAATTCTTGGCAGAAAGGTATGGAATTCTACCGACGAAAGGCTCAGAAGGATTATCTGGCGATGCAACGGCAAATATGTTGAGAAGGGAAAGAAAGGGTGCGATAGCTGGCATATTGACGATAGGGTTTTGTACCAGGCGTTTATCCACGTGTTTAACGCGATGGTGGAAAACAAGGACTATTTTCTGGCTAAGTGGCAGGAACGGCTGGCAAGCGACAACGCGCTGATGCGGTATAAGGCGAAACAGTTTATGGGGATATTCACGGAAGCCGTGGAGATAGACAGGTTTAATGTAGATTTGTATTTTGCACTGGTGGAGAAGATCACGGTTTATGATAGCGGCATATTGGTTGTGAGTTTGCTTGGCGGGACTGATATTGAGTGCGAAATTGAATAG
- a CDS encoding helix-turn-helix transcriptional regulator: MDIAKRIIELRETKGYSTNKLATISGLSQGFVRQIELGEKQPTVDSISKICDGLGISLSDFFSDEATELPIDIKQLVRIAKTLTPGQREALQLFLERMKS, translated from the coding sequence ATGGACATCGCAAAACGAATTATTGAACTACGTGAAACAAAAGGGTATAGCACTAATAAACTCGCAACTATCTCAGGATTATCACAAGGTTTTGTGCGGCAAATAGAATTAGGCGAAAAACAGCCAACCGTTGATTCGATAAGCAAAATATGTGACGGTTTAGGTATCAGCCTGAGTGATTTCTTTTCTGATGAGGCAACCGAGCTCCCGATAGATATCAAGCAACTGGTCCGCATTGCCAAGACCTTAACTCCCGGCCAGAGAGAAGCTTTGCAGTTATTCTTAGAACGGATGAAAAGTTGA
- a CDS encoding helix-turn-helix transcriptional regulator gives MTLEELRVARNMSQQQLAKATGLTQGYISALERGAKKNPGQVVVKKLAIALDVSTDVILGLFPDTFVNGVKESK, from the coding sequence ATGACGCTTGAAGAATTGCGGGTGGCGAGAAACATGTCCCAGCAGCAACTTGCGAAAGCAACGGGATTAACCCAAGGTTATATTTCCGCACTTGAGCGAGGTGCAAAGAAGAATCCGGGTCAGGTAGTGGTAAAGAAGCTAGCAATTGCTCTTGATGTCTCAACCGACGTGATTTTGGGATTATTTCCTGATACATTCGTCAACGGCGTAAAGGAGAGCAAATAA
- a CDS encoding GGDEF domain-containing protein produces MLGNYRYASLALGGFGAITSATGFYLDTVCPITFNWLVWLGIGILFCLSGYMAGSLIEKLDLSSHTDYLTGLWNRRYFYLRLNEEKARSVRKKTPQCVAMVDADDFKAINDTYGHVAGDALLSDLAAVLKKNTRGTDIVVRWGGDEFVILFSEASLGEALEVMERIRHAVEAKYSSSYSLTISTGIILLEPGHDITDLLIKADQALYKAKKQKNSVIKLAEL; encoded by the coding sequence ATGCTTGGCAACTATCGTTATGCTTCCTTGGCATTGGGAGGATTTGGGGCGATAACTAGCGCTACAGGCTTTTATTTGGATACGGTTTGTCCTATTACCTTTAATTGGCTAGTGTGGCTGGGGATCGGCATTCTCTTCTGTTTGAGCGGCTATATGGCCGGCAGCTTGATTGAAAAGCTGGATTTAAGCTCTCATACCGATTATCTGACAGGGCTATGGAACAGGAGATATTTCTATTTAAGGCTGAACGAGGAGAAGGCACGGTCGGTTAGAAAAAAGACGCCGCAATGTGTTGCAATGGTTGACGCAGACGATTTTAAAGCAATAAACGACACGTATGGTCACGTTGCAGGAGATGCGCTATTGTCCGACCTCGCGGCGGTTTTGAAGAAAAACACCAGGGGTACGGACATTGTCGTTAGATGGGGCGGCGATGAGTTCGTGATCCTTTTTTCGGAGGCTTCACTGGGAGAAGCTCTTGAGGTTATGGAGAGGATACGCCACGCGGTCGAGGCTAAATATAGTTCTTCCTATAGTCTTACCATAAGCACAGGAATCATATTACTGGAACCGGGCCATGACATAACAGACCTGCTTATCAAAGCGGATCAAGCCTTGTACAAGGCTAAAAAACAAAAAAATTCGGTCATTAAGCTGGCCGAATTGTAG
- a CDS encoding arsenate reductase ArsC — translation MQHPRLVIICTQNSARSQMTEAFFKKYGNDVLEVHSAGFEPTEVNPLAKQVMAEVGIDISSQRSKSVKEFLGRMQFGYVVAVCKKAEGRCPTIFPGVRKLFSWPFDDPAAVEGTDEEKLEKFREVRNDIEIKVQEFVNDYRKGLY, via the coding sequence ATGCAGCACCCTCGACTGGTAATCATTTGTACGCAAAATAGTGCCCGGAGCCAGATGACGGAAGCATTTTTCAAGAAATATGGAAATGATGTTTTGGAAGTGCACAGCGCCGGCTTCGAGCCGACGGAAGTCAACCCATTGGCGAAGCAGGTAATGGCTGAAGTAGGCATTGACATCAGTTCTCAGCGTTCAAAAAGTGTGAAAGAGTTCTTGGGACGCATGCAGTTCGGCTATGTTGTTGCCGTCTGCAAAAAGGCTGAAGGTCGTTGCCCCACAATCTTTCCGGGAGTGCGTAAGCTTTTTTCCTGGCCCTTCGACGACCCTGCCGCAGTTGAAGGCACGGATGAGGAAAAGCTTGAAAAGTTCAGGGAAGTGCGCAATGATATTGAAATTAAGGTCCAAGAATTCGTGAATGATTATCGGAAAGGGTTATATTAG